The Henckelia pumila isolate YLH828 chromosome 2, ASM3356847v2, whole genome shotgun sequence genome includes a window with the following:
- the LOC140885286 gene encoding uncharacterized protein, with translation MEMAKAITFLLLLLLALPAAVYGATIPVGGGSGWTLGVDYVSWAKGQVFTIKDVLLFNYGPSHSVEEVSDSDYRDCNVDNPIASYSTSPTSIPLSSTGTRYFICPTSTHCSQGMKLAVTVTDGSNTAPPPAPSTTIPPPPPGTASPVPPSTPASPPPTPSTSSPPPRTTASPPPTPSPSSPPPPRTTPTPSPIIAPKSSSPPPTTTTPPPKSNSTRSPPPSGSPLAPTSATPPPAPSHGTILAGQNSIFIGILLVLTTFFGLIG, from the exons ATGGAAATGGCCAAAGCTATTACTTTTCTTCTTCTGCTACTCCTTGCTCTTCCGGCGGCCGTGTATGGCGCCACTATCCCTGTCGGCGGCGGCAGTGGATGGACGCTCGGCGTCGATTACGTTTCTTGGGCTAAAGGCCAAGTGTTTACGATCAAAGATGTCTTGT TGTTCAACTATGGCCCCTCCCATTCCGTAGAAGAAGTAAGCGACAGTGATTACAGAGACTGCAACGTCGATAACCCCATTGCTTCATACAGCACCAGCCCAACTTCAATCCCCCTTTCTTCCACCGGAACAAGATACTTCATCTGCCCCACATCCACCCACTGCTCTCAGGGCATGAAACTGGCCGTCACAGTAACCGACGGAAGCAACACGGCCCCACCGCCAGCGCCCTCCACCACCATTCCGCCACCTCCACCTGGCACCGCCAGTCCTGTTCCTCCCAGCACCCCTGCGTCACCTCCACCCACCCCGAGTACTTCATCGCCTCCGCCCAGAACCACCGCGTCACCTCCGCCCACGCCAAGTCCTTCATCTCCTCCGCCGCCCAGAACCACACCAACTCCCTCCCCCATTATCGCTCCTAAGTCATCATCCCCTCCGCCGACGACAACCACTCCGCCACCTAAATCAAACAGTACCCGCTCACCGCCTCCGTCGGGTTCTCCACTTGCACCCACCAGTGCTACTCCGCCTCCGGCACCCTCTCATGGCACGATTTTGGCTGGCCAGAATAGCATTTTTATTGGAATATTGCTTGTTTTGACTACATTCTTTGGACTTATCGGCTAG